The following are encoded in a window of Castanea sativa cultivar Marrone di Chiusa Pesio chromosome 5, ASM4071231v1 genomic DNA:
- the LOC142635633 gene encoding uncharacterized protein LOC142635633, which yields MEMKQQHSQLALVSMVLQLLLILWLVISPVVACPTYGRDCKSCIRNELKFSCPPCAPILRCMARCLWGGNSRYDCVKRCDCNTGYPTLADCKRCMLKCKCSCMG from the coding sequence ATGGAGATGAAGCAGCAGCATTCTCAGCTAGCTCTTGTTTCAATGGTGCTGCAGCTGCTGCTGATATTATGGTTGGTGATTTCGCCTGTGGTGGCTTGTCCAACATACGGCAGAGATTGCAAAAGCTGCATTAGAAACGAGTTGAAGTTCAGTTGCCCACCCTGTGCTCCTATTCTGCGCTGCATGGCACGGTGCTTGTGGGGTGGTAACTCGAGGTACGATTGTGTAAAGAGGTGTGATTGCAACACTGGGTACCCAACTCTCGCTGATTGCAAGAGATGCATGTTGAAGTGCAAGTGCAGCTGTATGGGTTAA
- the LOC142634163 gene encoding BAG family molecular chaperone regulator 5, mitochondrial, translating to MKTSRRASFYSSSSTTVAYTFHNDHSTPPPKPNSTEIPIQFSPKTPQLRSESNSATKIQAAYRAHMIRTLYKKISAVSSEADHLERLIQRQETVDAIRSNEREKLRMNEALMGLLLRLDSVPGVDPTVREARRKVSRRIVALQEILDAVSEAKTVYDDDDCYEYGFVRNWDDVVARMEEEVCRERGGDEMERFCAEHLGFRCLQRFLSGP from the coding sequence ATGAAAACCTCTCGCAGAGCTAGCTTCTACTCTTCCTCTTCCACCACAGTCGCATACACTTTCCATAATGACCACTCTACCCCTCCACCCAAACCCAACTCCACCGAAATTCCCATCCAGTTCTCTCCCAAAACACCCCAATTACGATCCGAATCCAACTCCGCCACTAAGATCCAGGCCGCTTACCGGGCCCACATGATCCGCACCCTGTACAAAAAGATCTCAGCCGTCAGCTCCGAAGCCGACCACCTCGAACGCTTAATCCAACGGCAGGAAACGGTGGACGCAATCCGCAGCAACGAGCGGGAGAAGCTGAGGATGAACGAGGCGCTGATGGGTCTGCTACTGAGGCTCGACTCGGTGCCCGGGGTTGATCCGACGGTGAGGGAGGCGAGGAGGAAGGTGAGCCGTCGGATCGTGGCGTTGCAGGAAATACTAGACGCTGTTTCGGAGGCAAAGACGGTTTACGACGACGACGACTGTTATGAATACGGGTTTGTGAGGAATTGGGACGACGTCGTTGCGAGGATGGAGGAAGAGGTTTGTAGAGAAAGAGGAGGTGATGAGATGGAGAGGTTTTGTGCTGAGCATTTGGGGTTTCGTTGCTTGCAGAGATTTCTTAGTGGGCCCTGA